GTCTTCAAGGTTGGCGGACTGGCGGGTTGGGCATGGACCATAAGGAAGACTTGAGGACCTCTAAGTACTGGGCTGATATCATGGGCTTGGCCCCAGgccggggtggagaaatccagcggtcatcaattgcccctttaccttctcgtcagttattgtctGGCTGATGAGGGAGTAAATACCGAGAGTCATCATGACCGCGCCGCCAAAGGGCAAAACTGTTCAAAACATCTTTTCGGCTCTTTATTGTTTCACATTTCGAATTCTCTCTATCTTCTCGGAAAGCTTGcttctcttctgctctctgttctcctttgccttcttctgcttATCCATCTTTACTGTGTTTCAGGTACGCTTTCTTATTCCTCCATGGAAGGTCCTAAACTTCCCGAAGTTTTTGATCTTAAATCATgcatcactccttcttccataaCTAAGTTCATTTCTCGGAGGTATTTAGATACTCCGCTTTATTTTATTCGAGCTCCCCTCCAGAATGAGAGAATAGTTCTTCCAAATCCTTCCCCTCCTGGTTTGATGATCCCCAAAAGGGTCGTAGTATAGTCTTTTTCCTTAAGCAACGAGACCTCGGCCTGACTTTCCcgtttacccctttctttgtcGAGGTTTTTCGGTACTTCGGGATATCCCCCCGGATGCTGTCtccaaattccattttgttcatgtgttGCTTCGAATCTATCTGCTTGAGCTGGGGTTTTACGCCCACGGCGTGTCTATTCGTTACTTTCTTCCGTCTTGTTAAGGCGATCCAAAATTTTTACTACTTTGCCCCCCGTGGAGGGCTATCTCTcttcacgggctacaaggattcaatAAATGGCTGGGTAGAGAGTTTTCTTGTGGCAGAGTTGAAGAAAGAGACTGACCTGTCGTGGGGAGTGGGGCTCGACTGGGAGGATGTTCCCCTGGGCTGCAATGACCTGCCCTACCTGAGCCTTGCCGAGCAGGTGGGATTCCTTTGACTGACTTCTGTCGacaagaagtatgatgtcgagaagtgtatgtttgcgtctaaccttagggatatccgagaTGCGGGTATTGCGCTTGGTCTAGCAGTTCTTTTTCCTTTATGACTGGTACTGGAAAGTATGCTAACCTTTTCTGGTTTTgtgttttttgcagcttctgacgcCAAGATGGATCAAATCAAGCCCCCGAAGAACTTAGTTTTGTCTCGGGAGAGCATGAATGTCGCGTTGGATGCCCTCCGAGCTGGACGTCGTGTGTCTGAAGCCACTGAAGAGGTGGCTCAGGTTATTTCCTCTAGGACGGTTAGCCATCCTCCTGCCAAAGCTTCCTCTCGAGCCCCTAAACCGAGCTCTCGTGGTACCAAATCCTCTCGGCCATCTAGTCGTGGCAGGTCGATCTCGATCCCTGAACCTACTTTGGAGTCCAGGTCCAATCAAGCTTCTATAGAGGAGGCGAGGGAAGCTCCTCAAATCATTACGGAGCAGGCGGAAGATATTGAGCAAGTGAGGCTGGATCCGGCTCTTCCTCCCGCGGAGGTGCCAGGGGGGAGGTTTGAGTCCCCCATTGTTGAAGAGGAAGCTCCGGAGAAGAGGACGGAGGTTATTCTTGTGGAGGGAGATGTCCTAGAGGCCCCTATCGGggatgcccctgcccctgtggggACTGGATCTGGATCTGTTGACGAGGCGCCACAGTGAAGACCGGGGACAAGTGTCCAGCCCCTCTTGAAATATCTCCCCcagctcctgctcggaagaaatccagggcttCCAAAGGATCAGCTCCAGCCCTCCCCCCTATTGGAAAGGAAAAAGATGTCCCCGTAGTACCTCTAttgtctgctcctgacaacgATATTCTGAACGTGGAGGACATCACCCACCAATCTCCGGCCAGTGTAGTCGCCGAAATCCTCAAAGAGCGGATGTTTGGTGGCATTATGGAGGCTTCAGATCCACGCCTGCTTGCCCTCACTGGTCTTCTAGCCAGTTCTACTAAGGAGCAAGCAGCGTTTCGATCTCGACCTCGGGAGGAGCTCGGGGATATgattagggagatgcttctgatggtaagtcgTCTTTCTGTTTCCCTTCTggctttctttgtttctttcttcTGATGGTTGTCTTTTTgtactaggtgacgggcctcctcatggaggtggatgcttgcgaccactctctccgggagtctgtgaatcgccggattgaggaggcaCGTCTGGAGGAGAACTTGTCTGCCACCAGCGATGCCAGAGGCAATCTCACGGCTGCTCGAGAGCACTCTGAATCCCTCCGGCTCGAGCTACATACAGCCTTGGAGGCTCCCAAGAGGGCTGATGTGAGGGCCTCTGAGGCGCAGGAACATGCTAAATCCCTGGAGGCGGAGTTGTCTCACACCCGAGGGGTCCTGAAGGAATCCGACGAGAGGGTAGCTGCAGCTGAGGTTCGCTGTGAGGAAGTTTTGAAGCAGTTGTCCTCCATGGTGGAGACTCTTCGTGAGAGGAACGAGGCTATAAGCCAAAAGGACGAGGTCCAGCGCCAGTATGAGGCCCTGAAGGCTGATTTCAAAGAAATTCAGGCTCACCTTGATAAGGTGAAGATTCAAAAAGAGGGGGCCTTGGCTCGAGTGGAAATcctcgagcaggagctgagcacgagCTTTGAacgtatcagagacctggcttcatcggcaGAGGAGTTCAAACTTCATAATCAACAGCTCagccatgaagtcaggactttagaacgtaaatgttcagccctgctcgaggagACCAGGCATGCTGAGAACAAGATCCAGCTGGAGTGTGAGAGGCGTCTGatggagtatcaggagtcggatgagctaaaaaggaagattgagcaggcctgtgaagctcacctcCAAGATTATAAGGATTCTCCTCAGCTGAAGGCAATTATAGCTGAGGCCTATGAGTCACAACTTGCGGAGTATAAAGCCTCTAATGAGATGAAGACTGCTGTTTGGCAAAAAGGCTTCCGCATGTTTGCGACTGGCTTCAATCggggtttaagagaagccaggCTTGCTCCTGATATCCCTCTAGCAAAGCTCCGAGCTGCTGAGGTGGACTCTGATGGCGAAAatgtgctatacggggaggacgACTTTCCTTTGCCCAGAGGAACCTCTCGCATTGCAGCTGAATCTTCTTCAGAGGAATCTGAGCTGGATGGGGAAGGTGTGGACGTCCTCGGACCTGAGGAGGATGACTCCGGGCCTCAAGAAGGGGATGTAAAGCTAGGAGAGGAAGGTGCTAGGCCTTCAAGGCTAGAGATTGTGCCTCTTGTTGGCACTGAGGGGTCTGAGCTGGAGGATGTCAGACCTCCTTCAAATGTTAATGTAAATGTAAATAAAGATAGTATAGGTGACGATGTTCCTAGAAatgtaagtcccttaaggactgtttttccttcaaCCTTAGcagataaatagattgtaatacattttttctttaatgaaattttaatttcctCCACTTGAACTACTTCTTGTTTTTCGTTCATTCTTGAACTTATCTCTGCCTATAGATGAAATGCTTAAACTGCGTGCTTCGTAATTTTTTCTGAGGGATCCACTGTGATGTCTTTCCTTTTTGCCTTCAGGCTTGTCAGGACTGAAATTCTGTCGTTTGACTGAACTTTTGACCTGTGGATTTTTCTATTTCACTAACTGAAATTCTTATCCGTAAGccctttccgagctggactaactgTACCCGTGAGCTCTTTTGAGGTGATGAGCGGGGACTGAAACTGAGGTTTTATCTACTCGTGCTCTTAGGTTTTTCCTCgagttgcccctttacctcctcagtatttattacatgagtggtgagggggtaaatccttaGACTTTGTAACTGCGCAGCTTCATTTTAGACaattttacctttctttccggtTATGAGCTCGGATATCTGGTCCCTCGTGAGGTGATCCTTTGTCAGTTGGTGCGGTCTGGGCTATATGCGCCATTGGGATAGGGAGTTCATCCTAGCTGCCTTCTCaactttttcttttagttttttatGCCTGCTACCTGTATCGCGAGCTCGGGAGTCCGGAATTTTactaaggtttttttttttttttttttttttttttttttttttttttttaggcttACAGTGTTGTTGGCCCTGATATGAGGCCTCTCCGAGCTTCTGGGAGGACCGTCCCTGGATTGAAGAGGTCGGATTGTCTGTTTTGGACCTGATCATACTTCGATTCGATTCTTTTGTGTCTTAGTGGGTCAGGGCTTCCTACTGCCCCTAAGTGTTTGGTATGCTGTTTGCTCTCGAGCTTTTTACGGGCTCTTTGCTGCCCCTGGGTTTTACCAGTGTCAAGCTTACTTTCTTGAGGTGGACATGGTGCTTTGGTGCTTTGGGGCCTGCGAGCCTTACTTTAGTAGGTCGTGCTGCTGTATGATACAGACGTTGGGGTGCCTTGGTTTAATTTCGTTATGTGCTGGTTACTTTGCGAGATCGGGCCTTTTTGTTAATCCGAGCTCTTTCGGGAGGTTGGATTTGAATTTTCTGTTTCAGCATCCTTTTGAGGTTAGCCTGGCATTTTGACGCctttggctgttgtgtgagatcaaagtctctttacTTTATGACTTGAGCTCCTTTTGGGAGGTCGGATTTTTAGCTTTGTACTTATAGTTCCGTACACCAACCTTTTATATGAGGTCGGAATTATGCTCTTATGAGTTTGTTTTTGCGTGTGGTCGTTGTATACCACTGTTTGCTGTGAGTATGTGATACCGGAAGATCTCTAGAGACGCCGGTCTttgttgctccgggaggtctttttgagatcctcgccggccgtttttactCCGGGAGGtttttttgagatcctcgccagCTGTTTTtactccgggaggtctttttgagatcctcgccgaccgtttttgctccgggaggtctttttgagatcctcacCAGCCGTTTTTTGTTCCGGGGAGATCTTTGTGATCCCGCCGGCCTTCTGCCTTcaagaaggtcttttgatatatgttcttttctttttccctggGAGAGTTAGTACTCACAATAATAGAGATAATCACTGCATTACTATAAAATGGTGTTATTCATGCTTCTATAATACAAACATTCTAAGGAAATACCTTTTCTGTTTCACCAGCTTGTTCAGCCTTTTGTTCCCCCTACGACCATATTGATGGTTCCATTGGATCCGTCATTCACCTGCCCTGCTCCCGCTCTTCTGAGTGTCTGTCCTGTTGGGTTTGGCTGAGGCCTTTGTTCTTCCAGTTTCTTTATgaagttcttgaggtgtcccctctttatTAGCCTTTCGATCTCagcaatcaactggaagcagttgttggtgtcatggccgtgcgtgcgatggtactgacaatatttgtcaggatctctcTGGTTTGCTTCTGCTTTCATGGGCCTAGGCCATTGGAGAAACTCCTTGTCttggacggccatgagcacttccGCCCTGGAGGCATTGAGTGGGGTCAGCTTCTCTGGGACCCACAAGGGCCGTGATTTTTGTTCTGGGACCCCAAGGGGGAGAGGTCTttgatcccttcgctcccagggctGCCTGTAGGGCTCTGGCCTTCTGCTTTGTTTCTTCTCCTGCCGTTCTAGCCTCCTTTCTTCTAAGGCCTTCCCTTTATCCGTCGCTCCCCTAGCGAATCTGCTGGTcatcaaggcatcatcctggCTTATGTATTTTTTAGCCCGCTTCAttagctcggccagtgaggtcggaggcttcctgctcagtgaaccaaagaactcggctgaagtcgtccccttctgcatggcttctacagcCCTTCCTTCATTGAGCTCGGAGATTTGCAAGGCCTCCGTGTTGAAACGGGCGACGTATTCCCTGAGTGATTCATCTTTCCTCTGTCTGACCGtctccagatagctcgtctttctATCTGCAGGCACCCCGGCAATGAatcggctgatgaagcgagtggccagatctccaaagctaCTAATACTTCATGCCTCAAGGTTGTTGAACCACGCTCGTGCTGGCCCCGCGAGCGTCGTAggaaataccttgcacatcagggcGTCTGACAAagtttgcagctccatgaaagtcttgtaaTTCAAGACATGCTCCCTAGGGTTCCCAGCCCCGTCGTATGCGGCCATAGGCgcggcatcatgaacttcttggggacagtctcttgctgcacccacttcgagaagggcGAAGAAGTGGGCAAGAGGGCCTGGTTCTGATCCTTCGTTCTTAGCTCGGCCAAGAgttgctctctcatcttttgcaaCTTCTGATCTACACTCTCCCCTTCCCGCCTGGGCTTCCTCTCTTGGTGGGCCTCCTCTTCCCATATCTCACTCCCCACTCTTCCGGTGGTTCTGGCGGAGTAGCTATCGACTTCATCATTCTCTATCAGCTCCttcaccctccttccatgaactcgagctaccggctcttcctcttctccggctctCCTCCTCCCATCTCCGGTTTCTTGGCTGACAGTTCTGGGGTGGTTGAAGGTAGGCTGAGGTTCGTTGGtctggggttcttctaccactggtgACACGTTTgcgggggtgctaaggccccgttgttgcattatctgccccaaccagtgggcggtgctctgtagttggagggccatggtttggagGTCTTGGTTGGATAAGGTGGCCGCGgaagcattccctgccaagcttggcgaggagTTGAAAGGgatgggtgtttggttgtttggtgttgtaggactagaaaaggagaactgttgcccctcttggacagagctcaggtcatttggagtgacgttgttttcgttgtgattagccattgtggatctcagtgggtatttgtgagagtggaactccggcgatgaaaagatctccttcgtttcccacaaacggtgccaattgatgatctgaaatccagaaaatagggtttttacaatgggttctgtagaACTGGAaaaacttagacctagaggagagtatttctccttttatatgtttccttttgtctgctagtgacgtgttaacagaacgtgtatcattcgaccacctgtccctgctgcGTTGATACGggcgtacgagggaatcagatatCTGTCTCATgcataacggcccctgattctccccgggtgcgcatgcggatggtcccacaaggcgaaGGGGCTGAACTCCTTCCTAGTTCTGGGCTGGGCCGGAGGATGAGGTTAAGACTGGGTCCGGAGAGGATCTGTCCATCGGGCCGGAAGAGCTAAGCCGACCTACCCGGAGAGATTGGTGGGAGTTTGGTCTTCAAGGCTGGCGGACTGGCGGGTTGGGCATGGACCATAAGGAAGACTTGAGGACCTCTAAGTACTGGGCTGATATCATGAGCTTGGCCCAGGCCGGAATGgaaaaatccagcggtcataaatatttaatatatattaattattattttatataaaaataaaattaaaaggtataaaaaattataaatttctgcCATATTACATAATTATGTAAGGTTCATTGATATTTGATAATTtctcatatatttattattatttaataaaatataaaaaatatatagtattaattaattaataatattaattataatttttttaccgtttatttattattaaaaataaaaataaaatatatatattaaaaattttattttattgtaattaatatattatattaaaaaattataaaaaaataaaaaaaaaattacttactaatagtaataaattaaatttattatggaCATATTATATCtttattgaatataaaaatataatttaaaaatattaataaaaataaaatatattaagagtATCGCTTAATATAAATAGCAACTTGACATAATTACAAATGCATTTGGTATAACTACATAAACTCATTTGtcttaaatcttaattttatatatatatatataaaacacaATTTAATCCTCCCTACATTTTCTTTTAGTTAAATGAATTCTCTAACAGTCACTTAGTCAATTGAGAGGGAGAAAAAAACTCGATGACTAAAATACCCTTATCTCCATTGCCATGCTAAACGACTAGTTCTTAATCCAAATCCTTTTAGAAATTCGATTTTCAACTTACATTATTAGCTCAATGGCGACTCCAACAATGGAGTCTTTGAATTCACAAACTCCTCTCGTTGAGGCCAGAAAAAGAAATCATCTTCAATAATGGAGCACATGAATCCGCAAAACGCTCGAAGAAAATCAACGCGGAAAATGGCAAAACTGGTTCAAATCCGGCTGAGCAAATTTTTGTAGTGATATCACACGCGAGGCTTAGGGGCAGAGCAGCCTTCATGGGGAAATTtggggttttatgattttaggGAGGTGCAGGTGTCAATGATGATAAGGAGAGAGTGGAAACACGAGTTGTGGAGTTTGATGAGAATGTGGAAATAACTTGTAGTTTTATCAAAGGTTAAATTTGGGAATGGGAAGATGACGATGGAGATGATTGcatgtttcttcttcttcctttgtgAACGCAGTAACCACTTGATTTCCTCAACCTAGATTTTAATTTCGTTGTTTCTTTCAGAAATTGGATTTTAATTTGTTGGTATTGTGCAATATGAAGAGAGAAAACTGAAAATTAGATTGGATAAATTGCAAATTGGTGATTTCACTTGTGACAGCAATCCGGTCGGTGATGAATTGGAGAGCTCTGGGACATTCATGGATTGGATGAGGAATGGGAAGGATAAAGAGGACGCTGGTACAAATATTGTGAAGGGGACATAATTGGTTTTTCCGCTTTGTTAAGAAAATTTAACAGGACTAAGTTCTATTATTTATAGATAATggagaatattttaattgatcttaataataataattttgcttTAATACTACTCTTTaaagttataaaaatatatattttttttaaaaaaatatttttcatttaccaatttttattaaatctctAATGCATTTTCCAAATCTCAAACGTTAGAGTGCAGTACTCTTAAagctataaaaatatttttttagaaaaatatttttcatttatcaaTTTTTACCAAATCTCTAATGGGATTGCCAAGTCTCAAACATTAGAGGACAGTGCACTTTAATTGATAGAAACAAAAAAACTAAACAAGACCATTTTAAATGATAGAAacaaaataacaaaacaaaTGTCTTGTTAATTACTTCTTGGAAAGTGAAATAAGAAATAACTTAATTTAGTTGGGAGAAGTAACTTCTCCAAAATATTTTCAACTTTCCAAGAAGTCTAGCGAAAATGCTAACTAAACAGACACAATTTTAACACTTCTTGAAGTTTCCTAATTAAATCAACTCCAACCAAATAAGGCCAAAATGAGACTTGAAAAGTGTACTGATTCCAGAAACCGGAGCTCGCAACAAACAAATGAATTTTCAGATTCAAGCACAGTTACATATCTGCCAAattacaagaaaaagaaaaatcatgtCTAAGTGAAAAATTGAGTAACCTCACCATATTACAAAATCACAACAGCTGAAATCAGCAATGTACCTAAACTGACTCTTCTCACCAAAAAATGAATGATATTGCAACCGAATCTGCTAGTGCGATACAAGCGGATGAATACACATCAAGAAACATGTCGAAATCTTACAACTAGGACCCAAATACATCCTTAGACTGTATACGATATTTACTACGATGTTCAATTGTAACATTGGGTGATATGCCATCTCTCCTCTTTTTTCATCAGGAAGATGGCTGGTATTGATTACACTTCAACATAACAAAGCTGCTAAATCTCACCTAAATCCTCCACCGTATGGCTGTTGAGTATAACCACCTGCGCCCATCATGGGGTTATAACCACCGGGCATGGCTGATCCTGGAGGTTGCATGTGACCACCTTGCCCCATCCCCATTCCCATAGGTCGGTTCATGTTCATGTTCACGCCCACACCCATCCCCATTCCCATGGGCTGACCTACGCCTCCATAAACTCCCATGCCTGGAGCTCCACCCATTCCCATATTCATGCCTGAAGCCATTCCCATGCCAGGATTCATCATGGGATTTACTGAAGCCCTAAGAGCACCTGCACCTGCTCGGCCCATGCCAGAACCAGATCCCATAGCTTTACCCATTGTGACAGTAGATGTAACAGCAGCTGTTGTTGGTTTTTCCATTCTCTTTTCCTTGCGATTGATGGCATCAAAATCAATCCCAATGTCAGCCAAAGGATTGATTTTAGCTGTATATTGCAAAGGACATGGTGTTATATATCAATTCATAATCAAAAGAACtttttcacacacacacacacacacacacacattctgTCAAGAACTCACATCCAGAGATGTTCAAGTTGACCAGCCCTCTGTTCAGTGTATCCGCCCAAACTGTTGACTTGGTCTCAAATTTGTCCTTTGATGATTGTGCAAGCAATCCCGTTGAAGATGGAAGAGCTGGCTGAGAAGCCATCACAGCGTTTGAACCTAGGGAAAATAAGTCACTATTATGTTGAGCAGCAGATCCACTTGGAGCTTGATAGCCAACTTGTGAAACAACAGGGGCAGCAAACCCTTGTTGCATAAGGTTTCCGTTGTTAAACTGTGGAGTTGGTCCTGTTGTTTGTTGTGCAACTTGTGAGCCAACTGGGGCAGCAGAGCCCTGATGTTGGAGGAAGTTACCATCATTAAACCGTGGAGTTGGTCCAGCTGCATGGTTAGCAGCTTGTGAGACAGCCAGGGAAGCAGAGCCCTGATGTGGGAGAAAGTTTGCATTGTTGAACTGTGGAGTTGGCCCACTTGAAGTATGGtgagcaacttgggcagcaggGAGAAAGTTTCCATTGTTATACTGCGGAGTTGGTCCATCTGAAGGATGGTGAGAACCGGATGAGACACCTGGGCCTACAGAACTTTGCTGTGAAAGCAAATTTCCATTGTTAAATTGTGTCCCGGGTCCAGCTGGAGTTTGTGGAGCCATGTTTGAGGGGAAAGGAGCTGTAGATCCTCCAGGTGGGAGGAAGTTCCCACTGTTGAATTGTGCAGGGTGAGGACCCACATTTGGAGCTACTAGTGCCACAGATCCTGCCTGTGAATTGTAGCTTCCATAAATATTAGCACTTGGTTCTCCAGGTTGAACAACCACAGCTGAGAAACCTGGCTGAGTAGGTCCAGCAGGCGAAGGACCAGATGGTGGGAGGATGTCCGCCAGAATATCAGTTTCCTGGTGTGAAGTTGGAAGTTCCTGAGGCATAAACTGTGAGTTTGTTGAGGCTGGCTGAACAGTCACTGCTGAATAAGTCATGCCAGAGGACGTGTCTCCAAAGTCAAAGTTATTCAATGTGCCTTGTGGCACTGTTGGGGGCATTTCAGCATTTTGAGTCACAGTAGGCATGAAAGTGGCTGCGGAGACAGAAGCCTGTTGAGCTGACATAGGATCATTAGCAGATGGAATAGCCTTAAACGGATTGTCACCAAATGGATCTTCAAAAGGCTGCAACAGCATAGATTTTGTAGTCATAactgttaaattttttaaaaccaaAATAATAACTAGTTATATTAGACGGGCTACATTTCACCTATGGTTATCAGACGCAGTAATGATTTCAGCAACTCAATTTGTATGACAAAGTCACTTAGTCTTGATTTTGTTTCAATAAAGGTCAAATGTATCACTAGATTTTGATAGAATTtcaatatgatttttaattgatAACTGAGCAAAAGTTTTACAATATGGTTTCAATCAAGAGAGGCTTATTCTATTTGGTTCATAAATTTTcttactttttctttccttctaaaAGCCACTAAAACtctacagaaaaaaaaaattcaacattAATCTTATTGAGACAAAATTATAGTTGAAAGATTTTACTAATACAAAATAATGTTCATGTGTCATAATGGATTTCACTCTCAATTTCAAAACCATGGGTGAAATTAAGCCTAAAAAAATGCAAGTCAAAATTAGAGTTAGAAGACAGAATAGAGTTTCTACATAAACTTCCTCAGCACATAAAAGACTGGCAATATGATCAGCTGATATAACATCGACAAGTAGATATACAAACAACATTGCTATcatttttctattattactaTGTGTCCATCAGAAATTAGAAGTGTTATGTCCAACAGTGGTATTCAAGTAATCATGTCTTGTTTGTACATCCACAAAAATGAATGACATTCCATAATTTAAATGAACTTCTATAACAACTAGGACACATTCACtgcaataatttttttcacatGTATTAAGCCACCCTGACTCAGACCACTTATTGTAGGACTAATCCTATTTCAATTTgcattccaaaaaaaaaaaagaaaaaaaaaagagagagagaaaagaaaaagaaacttcCAATATTTCTGAATATGACAACTGAACTTATGCAAGTACATGTACAAAAGAGAAATTCTCAGGGTCTTCCTGTTACAATCAAATCCCATAGAAAGGTTCCGTTAAAGATATatgaatttaaaacataattggAGTTAAAATATTGTGCTCACCTGATTCATAACACTAGATGCTGGCTGTGTTGCAACAAACATGGATTCTGAAAAGTTTGGCTGGGCATCAGCTTCAGAGGTTGTAGTTGCAGAGGCCACTGGCATAATGGCCAACGGGTTAGCAGTAAATGAATCTGACAGGGAACCAAGTAGATCAATTTCAGCATTGTTTGAGGTAGTGGCAACAGCAGGAGCAGCTGTGTGGATGGGACCAgctgttatttaaaaaaataaacaaaaagatGTGAATTCCCACTTAATTTTAGCAAGACTCAATATCAAACAAAGCCAACTTGTATTACTTAAAACCAATTTTCCCACGACAAACATCAAATACCACCCTCTCAAAACACTTCATACTCCAGGAAAGCTTTCCAGTTATTCTTCCCTACTAATCCCAATCCCTGCACCTACCTGTCAGGGAAATGATACCCAGTTCGGGTTCCAATCTAAACCTTGGTGCACGTTAGTTTTGCTGTAGAACAAGAATGTTAAAATGATCTCTATAAACTTTCCTTGCTGTAAGAAACATGTACCTAAGAATTTTCTGGTGACAAGTAATTTACGCAGGACTTACCATATGACAAGGAAAGAAAAGCAAAGCTAGAGCTCTTTTGGCACTCATGCTGTTTTTTTCTTTGGTTCAATATGtgaacatatatattttttgttacTTAATGTCTTAAATCCACACACAGAGAAAAAGATCCAAAAACgataaaaccataaaaagcaATATTTAATTCTTTCATCAACTTATTTTTCACATAGACCATTCTTTATGATTAAAAGACAACAAAAaacatagaaattaaaaattaaaagaaaaaaccaTGGACACCAATAAGCCCTTAGCAAACCAAGTGCTAAGTAGATAACAGTTACGATTTGTCTTATCTCAGTCACTTGTTATTCCTAGATACACAAGTTCAAAgaataaacaaacaaataacTAAAGCAATTAAGCAATCACATGAAAGAAATCTGATTCTTCTAAGTGTAGCGCGGTGTTTAATGAAGAAACTGTAACTAAAGCAGGTTATAGTCGCTCCTCAACgtttaaaatttatagttcCTCAAGCAAACCAATATAACCAAAAG
This sequence is a window from Manihot esculenta cultivar AM560-2 chromosome 4, M.esculenta_v8, whole genome shotgun sequence. Protein-coding genes within it:
- the LOC110612925 gene encoding clathrin interactor EPSIN 2 isoform X3 gives rise to the protein MKKVFDQTVRDIKREVNKKVLKVPGIEQKILDATSNEPWGPHGTLLAEIAQATRNYHEYQMIMAVIWKRINDTGKNWRHVYKALTVLEYLVANGSERVIDEIREHAYQISTLSDFQYIDSSGRDQGSNVRKKSQSLVVLVNDKERIIEVRQKAAANRDKFRSTSAGGMYRPSSYSSAGGYGDRNDNDRYEGRYGSRDEDRNGYGSGKDGEYNYRDDDRYGRYGDSYSRDGDRNGRDYEERYSRDGYRDDDYRGRSQSVDDYGSRSRSSDRDRGYDDDSQSSSRGSGARVDGQPHDGRQHEQKFSEQNIAPPSYQEALSESRSPGYNERNGETSAASAPGVSSPAAPRASSPPAAKAASPSASNNPTQATTILTATVTPAGQEVEVADEFDPRSPVSAAGPIHTAAPAVATTSNNAEIDLLGSLSDSFTANPLAIMPVASATTTSEADAQPNFSESMFVATQPASSVMNQPFEDPFGDNPFKAIPSANDPMSAQQASVSAATFMPTVTQNAEMPPTVPQGTLNNFDFGDTSSGMTYSAVTVQPASTNSQFMPQELPTSHQETDILADILPPSGPSPAGPTQPGFSAVVVQPGEPSANIYGSYNSQAGSVALVAPNVGPHPAQFNSGNFLPPGGSTAPFPSNMAPQTPAGPGTQFNNGNLLSQQSSVGPGVSSGSHHPSDGPTPQYNNGNFLPAAQVAHHTSSGPTPQFNNANFLPHQGSASLAVSQAANHAAGPTPRFNDGNFLQHQGSAAPVGSQVAQQTTGPTPQFNNGNLMQQGFAAPVVSQVGYQAPSGSAAQHNSDLFSLGSNAVMASQPALPSSTGLLAQSSKDKFETKSTVWADTLNRGLVNLNISGSKINPLADIGIDFDAINRKEKRMEKPTTAAVTSTVTMGKAMGSGSGMGRAGAGALRASVNPMMNPGMGMASGMNMGMGGAPGMGVYGGVGQPMGMGMGVGVNMNMNRPMGMGMGQGGHMQPPGSAMPGGYNPMMGAGGYTQQPYGGGFR
- the LOC110612925 gene encoding clathrin interactor EPSIN 2 isoform X1, translated to MKKVFDQTVRDIKREVNKKVLKVPGIEQKILDATSNEPWGPHGTLLAEIAQATRNYHEYQMIMAVIWKRINDTGKNWRHVYKALTVLEYLVANGSERVIDEIREHAYQISTLSDFQYIDSSGRDQGSNVRKKSQSLVVLVNDKERIIEVRQKAAANRDKFRSTSAGGMYRPSSYSSAGGYGDRNDNDRYEGRYGSRDEDRNGYGSGKDGEYNYRDDDRYGRYGDSYSRDGDRNGRDYEERYSRDGYRDDDYRGRSQSVDDYGSRSRSSDRDRGYDDDSQSSSRGSGARVDGQPHDGSIARQHEQKFSEQNIAPPSYQEALSESRSPGYNERNGETSAASAPGVSSPAAPRASSPPAAKAASPSASNNPTQATTILTATVTPAGQEVEVADEFDPRSPVSAAGPIHTAAPAVATTSNNAEIDLLGSLSDSFTANPLAIMPVASATTTSEADAQPNFSESMFVATQPASSVMNQPFEDPFGDNPFKAIPSANDPMSAQQASVSAATFMPTVTQNAEMPPTVPQGTLNNFDFGDTSSGMTYSAVTVQPASTNSQFMPQELPTSHQETDILADILPPSGPSPAGPTQPGFSAVVVQPGEPSANIYGSYNSQAGSVALVAPNVGPHPAQFNSGNFLPPGGSTAPFPSNMAPQTPAGPGTQFNNGNLLSQQSSVGPGVSSGSHHPSDGPTPQYNNGNFLPAAQVAHHTSSGPTPQFNNANFLPHQGSASLAVSQAANHAAGPTPRFNDGNFLQHQGSAAPVGSQVAQQTTGPTPQFNNGNLMQQGFAAPVVSQVGYQAPSGSAAQHNSDLFSLGSNAVMASQPALPSSTGLLAQSSKDKFETKSTVWADTLNRGLVNLNISGSKINPLADIGIDFDAINRKEKRMEKPTTAAVTSTVTMGKAMGSGSGMGRAGAGALRASVNPMMNPGMGMASGMNMGMGGAPGMGVYGGVGQPMGMGMGVGVNMNMNRPMGMGMGQGGHMQPPGSAMPGGYNPMMGAGGYTQQPYGGGFR